GACCGGCGAGTGGTTGAGGCGCCACTTCTTGCGCCGACCGTCGCCGAACACCTTCGAGAACATCTGCCGGGTCTCCTCGACCGCGAGGAAGTGCTCCTGGTCAGGAGCCTTCTCGTAGGCGTAGCCCGGCGAGAGCTGGATCTGGTCGACCTTGAGGTCGTCGTTCAGGAAGTTGATGATGTCGATGACATCCTGCGGGCTGTCGTTGTTGAAGAAGGTCGAGTTGCTGCCGACCTGGAAGCCCGCGGCCTTGGCCGCCTTGAAGGCCTCGATGCACTCGTCGAACGTGCCCGGCTTCTCGACGATCGCGTCGTGACGCTCCTTCAGCCCGTCGATGTGCAGCACGAAGGTGAAGTACGGCGACGGAGTGAAGTTCTTCAGCTTCTTACGGAGCAGCAGCCCGTTGGTGCAGAGGATGACGAACTTCTTGCGCTTCACGAGGGCGTTGACGATCTCATGCATCTGAGGGTGCATCAACGGCTCGCCGCCGGCGATCGCGACGACGGGCGCCCCGCACTCCTCCACCGCGGCAAGTGCGTCCTCGACGCTCATACGCTGCTTGAGGACGGACGCGGGGTGCTGGATCTTGCCACAACCCGTGCAGGACAGGTTGCAGGCGAACAGTGGTTCGAGCTCCAGAACGAGCGGAAAGTGCTTCCGGCGGAGCAGCTTCTGCTTCGCCAGATACGTTCCAACGCGGAGTGAGTACCGCCAGGCGACAGCCACGGCTCACGCCCCCCTTTCGTCGGCCGCTCAGAGGCGACCCGAGGTCTATGGGAAGACCATACAGCGTGTACGTACAGGCTGCATGTGGATCAGCGAATGAGCTCTGGCACACACCGCGGGCAAACAGCGGGCAGTCGCCGCGGATGTGTCGCCGAGAAGTCCGGCAGCCGACACCGCGAACACCGGCCAGAGGTCGGGACTCCCCGGGCGCACTACTGGTGGTGACCAGGACCAGGGCATTTACCGGCCTGTGGTCACCCTGCGCGAATCAGCTCCGGCGCCCGGTCCACAAATCCCGGAGGCGACGGCGGGCCCTTCCCGGTCGGTCGCCGGGTGAGTGACCTCCGGAGCCGGAGGTCCACTCTCCCGCCTGACATTTTCGCGACACGTACGCGGCCGGGCAGATACCCGAACGGGCCACTTACCCCGGCTTGATGTCAGGAATTGACCGTTGGCACGCCCGATGTCCGGAACCGGCCGGCAACGGCGACGGCCCGGGTTCGCATCGGAACCCGGGCCGCC
This is a stretch of genomic DNA from Parafrankia discariae. It encodes these proteins:
- the hpnH gene encoding adenosyl-hopene transferase HpnH yields the protein MAVAWRYSLRVGTYLAKQKLLRRKHFPLVLELEPLFACNLSCTGCGKIQHPASVLKQRMSVEDALAAVEECGAPVVAIAGGEPLMHPQMHEIVNALVKRKKFVILCTNGLLLRKKLKNFTPSPYFTFVLHIDGLKERHDAIVEKPGTFDECIEAFKAAKAAGFQVGSNSTFFNNDSPQDVIDIINFLNDDLKVDQIQLSPGYAYEKAPDQEHFLAVEETRQMFSKVFGDGRRKKWRLNHSPVFLDFLEGKKELSCTAWGIPSYSLFGWQKPCYLMSDGYVTSYKELVETTDWDAYGRGKDPRCANCMAHCGYETSAVLATMGSLKESIRAARMGA